GGCCTTGGGGAAGCCGTAGGCCACGAGTCTGTGCGGGGGATGCCCGAAGGCGTCCGTCGAAGCGGCGAACTGCGCGGGCTTCAGCCGGACTTTGCGGTCGAGTTCCAGTACGGCCACATCGCCGGTGTCGGTCGTACGGCCGTCCCAGCCTCCGTGGGCGACCACCCGGGCGCCGACGGACTCCGCGCCGCGGTGTGCGAACGTCACCCGGATGGGGTCCGCCTGGCTGCGCGCGACGACGTGCGCGCAGGTCATCACATGGCGTTCGGTGACCAGGAAGCCGGTACCGGTGGTGGGGCCGCAGACGATCCTGGCGTGCCAGGCCGCGCTCCTCATGGCGCCGGGGTGGTCTCCACGGGGCCGGCACTGCGCCCCGGAGACCAGGAGAGCTTGACCACGAGATGTCCCTCGACGGCGCTCTTCGCGATCAGGGCGCCCGCCTCCGCGCTGAGTTTCACCCCGAACTCGATCTCCACGGAGTCGGGTTGAAGCGAGACGTCCCGGAACACGCGCAGCGCCGACTCGGCCGCCGAGCGCACCCCGTCCAGCGCCTCCTCGAAGGTGCGGGTCGCCCGGACGGTGCCGTCGTCGCGTGCGACGAGGCGTGAACCCGACTCCTCCTCCGCGCCCTCGACGGCGATGACCGCACCGTCGGCGGTCGTGAACTCGACCACACCTTCCATGGCGCCCCCGTTCGTGTGACCCTTCGCTCCGTCATTGTCACGGACGGTACTTGCACTTGTCCCGGTTTCCGGCTCGGCTTTGAGGGTTCATGTCCGAGTCTGCTCGGGGGGTGCGGTCACCCCGAGTTCCCTCAGGTCCTGCGGCCTGATCCGCAGCTGGTCCGCCGTCGCCTCCGCCTCGCGTGGTGGGCGTTTGAGGATCGCCGCCGCCGACTCCGGCGCGATGACGGAGAAGTAGCTGTCCGGGGTGGCGTACGTGTTCCCGGGGGCCGCGAGGGCGAGGGCCCCGCCGGAGCCGCCCTCGCCGATCAGGAGGGTGGTGACCGGGGTCCGGGCGGCGGCCAGTGTGAGGAACAGGTCGGCGATCGCCGCGCCCGCGCCCTGCCGCTCGGCCTCGGCGTCGTTGGCGGCGCCCGGGGTGTCCACGAGCGTGAGCACCGGGATGCCCAGGCGGTCCGCGAGGCGGATCAGGCGGGAGGCGGTGCGGTAGCCGGCCGGGAGGGTGGCCGTGCCGGTCTGTGCGGCGTACGCGACCGTACGGCCGTCCCGCTCCCCGAAGCCGCAGAGCATGCCGGGGTCGGTGCCGCCGCAGCGGTCGCCGGAGACGGCCACCCGGTGGGTGAAGTAGGCGTCCAGGTAGGCCGTGGCACGCGGCCGCTCGGGCGCACGGGCGCGCCGGACCGCCTCCCAGCCGGTGGCGGGGAGCCCGGTGGCGCCGAGGGGGGCGGGCACCGGGGCGGGTTCGTCCGACGCGGACGTCAGCAGCCGCAGCCACCGCCCCAGTGCCCGGCGCAGCTCCTCCTCCGGTACGACCGCGTCGGCCGCCCCCGCCGCCACCTGGGCCTCCGCCGTGTACGCCGAGGGGTCCGCGTCCGGCGGCCGGACCCGGGACCCCGCGAAGCCGACCTGGGCGCCGGGGAGGGCGAGGATCACGTCCGCGCCCGCGCCGAGGGTGGCCCAGCCGCCGCCCGTGGTGGGGTCGCGCAGCACCGCGATCTGGGGCAGACCGGCCTCGCGGGTCAGCGCCGACTGCCGGGCCACGCGCTGGAGTTGGGTCAGCGCGAGCATGCCCTCCTGCATCCGGCTGCCGCCGGTGGCCACCAACGGGACGACGGGCAGCCGGTGTTCACGGGCGTAGGCGTACGCGGCCTCCAGGCGGTCGCCGGTGCGTTCGCCCAGGGAGCCGCCGAGGAAGCCGAACTCGAAGGCGATCAGGACGGCCCGGACGCCCTCGACGTGCGCGGTGCCGCAGACCACCGACTCCTCCTCGCCGGTGCGCTCGGCGGCCCGGGCGCGCGAGGCGTCGTAGCCCTGCCAGGCGAGCGGGCCGTCGGGCCTCGACTGCCGTTCGGGGTACGGGATTTCGGCGAAGTCGTCGGCGACCAGGGCGAGGACCTCGCGGGCGGACCTGCGCTCAGGCATGCAGGGCCCGCTTCATGATCTTCCCCATGTCGTTGCGCGGGAGCCCGGTGAGGTGGTGGAGGACCCGGGGCCGCTTGTGCGGGGCGAGGCGGCGGGCCACGTGGTCCGCCAACTCCTCCAGGGTCGGGGGTGATTGGGGGTCCGCCGGGACGATCCACGCCACGATCCGCTCGCCGAGATCGGGGTCCGGCTCCCCGGTCACGGCCGCCTCCCGCACCCCCGGGTGCTCCAGGAGCGCGTTCTCGATCTCGCCCGCCCCGATCTTGTACCCGCCGCTCTTGATCAGGTCGGTGGCCTTGCGGCCGACGATCCGGACGTAGCCGTCGGTGTCGCGGACCGCCATGTCGCCGGTACGGAACCAGCCGTCCGCCGTGAACGCCTGCGCCGTCGCGTCCGGCCGGTTCAGGTACTCCGTGAACAGGTTCGGGCCGCGCACCTGGATCTCGCCGACCGTCTCGCCGTCGTACGACGTGATCGGCGTTCCGTCCTCCTCCACCAGCCGCAGCTCCACGCCCGGCAGCGGGACGCCCACGGTCCCGGCGCGGGGCTCGCCGTCCGCGCGCACGCTGGTGTTCATGAGGGTCTCGGTCATGCCGTAGCGCTCGATGACCCGGCGGCCGGTTGCGGCCGCGATGCGCTCGTGGTCGTGGACCGGGAGCGCGGCCGAGCCGGAGACCAGCAGCCGGGCGTGGGCCAGCGCCTTCGTCAACTCCGGGTCCCCCGCCAGGGTTTCGGCGATCCGGTGGTACATCGTCGGGACGCCGAAGAGCATGGTCGCGCCGTCGTTCAGCTCGCGGGCCACGCCGTCCGTGCTGAAGCGGCCGAGGTGGCGGACCGAGCCGCCGCGCCGGAGCGGGCCGAGGATGCCCAGCACCAGGCCGTGGACGTGGAAGAGCGGCAGGCCGTGCACGAGGACGTCGTCCGCCGTCCACCGCCAGGCGTCCGCGAGGGCGTCCAGGGTGGTGGCGACGGCCCGGCGGGGGATGACGGCACCCTTCGGCGGCCCGGTGGTGCCGGAGGTGTAGACGACGAGGGCGGGGTCGCCGTCCCGGGCGCTGCTCACGGGAGCGGTGCCAGTGCCGGTGCTGTGCGCATCGATGTCGACGCGCTCCAAGTGCCGTACGGAAGAAGGCAGTTCCGCACCCGGCGCGGCGAGCAGCAGGCCCGGCGCGCTGTCGTTCAGGATGTGCCCGAGCTCCTTCTCCCCGGACTTCGGGTTGAGCGGCACCGCGGCGACACCGGCCTCCAGCGCCGCCACCACGGCCACCGCGGTCTCCAGTTCCGGGGTCGCCCAGACGGCCACCCGGTCGTACCGCGCGAGCCGGCCGGCCAGCGCGTCGGCCGCGGCGGCGAGGCGCGCGTAGGTCAGCGCGCGGTCACCGAACCGCAGGGCGGGACGGTCCGCCGCGGTGCCCCTGAGGGCCGGGAAGAGGGAGGTCACGCTGCACCACTCCTAAGCCGTGTC
Above is a window of Streptomyces griseorubiginosus DNA encoding:
- a CDS encoding CU044_2847 family protein; this translates as MEGVVEFTTADGAVIAVEGAEEESGSRLVARDDGTVRATRTFEEALDGVRSAAESALRVFRDVSLQPDSVEIEFGVKLSAEAGALIAKSAVEGHLVVKLSWSPGRSAGPVETTPAP
- a CDS encoding carboxyl transferase domain-containing protein, coding for MPERRSAREVLALVADDFAEIPYPERQSRPDGPLAWQGYDASRARAAERTGEEESVVCGTAHVEGVRAVLIAFEFGFLGGSLGERTGDRLEAAYAYAREHRLPVVPLVATGGSRMQEGMLALTQLQRVARQSALTREAGLPQIAVLRDPTTGGGWATLGAGADVILALPGAQVGFAGSRVRPPDADPSAYTAEAQVAAGAADAVVPEEELRRALGRWLRLLTSASDEPAPVPAPLGATGLPATGWEAVRRARAPERPRATAYLDAYFTHRVAVSGDRCGGTDPGMLCGFGERDGRTVAYAAQTGTATLPAGYRTASRLIRLADRLGIPVLTLVDTPGAANDAEAERQGAGAAIADLFLTLAAARTPVTTLLIGEGGSGGALALAAPGNTYATPDSYFSVIAPESAAAILKRPPREAEATADQLRIRPQDLRELGVTAPPEQTRT
- a CDS encoding acyl-CoA synthetase, whose translation is MTSLFPALRGTAADRPALRFGDRALTYARLAAAADALAGRLARYDRVAVWATPELETAVAVVAALEAGVAAVPLNPKSGEKELGHILNDSAPGLLLAAPGAELPSSVRHLERVDIDAHSTGTGTAPVSSARDGDPALVVYTSGTTGPPKGAVIPRRAVATTLDALADAWRWTADDVLVHGLPLFHVHGLVLGILGPLRRGGSVRHLGRFSTDGVARELNDGATMLFGVPTMYHRIAETLAGDPELTKALAHARLLVSGSAALPVHDHERIAAATGRRVIERYGMTETLMNTSVRADGEPRAGTVGVPLPGVELRLVEEDGTPITSYDGETVGEIQVRGPNLFTEYLNRPDATAQAFTADGWFRTGDMAVRDTDGYVRIVGRKATDLIKSGGYKIGAGEIENALLEHPGVREAAVTGEPDPDLGERIVAWIVPADPQSPPTLEELADHVARRLAPHKRPRVLHHLTGLPRNDMGKIMKRALHA